In a genomic window of Tripterygium wilfordii isolate XIE 37 chromosome 8, ASM1340144v1, whole genome shotgun sequence:
- the LOC120003457 gene encoding 40S ribosomal protein S12-like — protein MSGEEVAPAAEAPVAALGEPMDLMTALQLVLRKSLAHGGLARGLHEGAKVIEKHAAQLCILAESCDQPDYVKLVKALCADHNVNLLTVENSKTLGEWAGLCKIDSEGKARKVVSCACVVVKDFGEETPALNVVQEHLKSN, from the exons ATGTCAGG TGAAGAAGTTGCTCCTGCTGCTGAGGCCCCTGTAGCAGCTCTCGGTGAGCCGATGGATTTGATGACAGCCTTGCAGCTTGTGCTTAGAAAATCACTTGCTCATGGTGGTCTTGCTAGGGGTCTTCATGAAGGTGCAAAAGTGATCGAGAAGCATGCAGCCCAGCTGTGCATTTTGGCAGAGAGCTGCGACCAGCCTGACTATGTTAAATTGGTCAAGGCACTTTGTGCTGATCACAATGTGAACTTGTTAACTGTCGAAAATTCTAAGACCCTTGGTGAATGGGCTGGT TTATGCAAGATTGATTCCGAAGGAAAGGCCAGGAAGGTGGTTAGTTGCGCCTGTGTTGTTGTTAAG GATTTTGGAGAGGAGACTCCCGCGTTAAATGTAGTCCAGGAGCACTTGAAGTCAAACTAA
- the LOC120003456 gene encoding DExH-box ATP-dependent RNA helicase DExH6-like isoform X2 produces MVLKLNRKGNQRRVSVFKTMKQVGAKRAKERLKYFKFSEEAKVVLQDLFTQYPPDDGLIANTVGSHGGGKRETVQGHCENIFSKPSLSKEGIENKREVLASKMKKATNLRQIVQQRAKLPIAAFKDIIKSTIESNQVVLISGETGCGKTTQVPQFLLDHMWSKGKACKIVCTQPRRISATSVAERIASERGENVGGDVGYKIRLESKGGRHTSIVFCTNGILLRILVSAGRSKRGTSKKHAKMDISNISHIIVDEIHERDRYSDFMLAIIRDMLPSYPHLRLILMSATLDADRFSQYFGGCPIIRVPGFTYPVEAYYLEDVLSILKSASDNHLDSAMLNVPNEDYKLTSEDKDALDEAISLAWSNDEFVPLLDLISSEGSPQVYNYQHSVTGLTPVMVFAGKGRVGDVCMLLSLGVDCLLQAKDGTTALELAERENQQEISDVIKKHIENASSDSLVQQQVLDKYLATIDHELIDVVLIEQLLRKVCTDSKDGAILVFLPGWDDIKRTRERLIANPFFNNTSRFLIISLHSMVPSMEQRKVFNRPPVGCRKIILSTNIAETAITIDDVVYVIDSGRMKEKSYDPYNNVSTLQSSWVSKASAKQREGRAGRCQPGTCYHLFSKLRAASLPEFQVPEIKRMPIEELCLQVKLLDPDCKIEDFLLKTLDPPVFESIRNAISVLQLIGALSQEESLTELGEKLGYLPVHPLTSKMLFFAILMNCLDPALTLACASDFRDPFTISMLPNEKKRAIAAKYELASLYGGRSDQFAVVAAFECWKRAKERGLEAQFCSQYFVSPSTMSMLDGMRKQLQMELIRHGLIPNDVSHCSLNARDPGILDAVLVSGLYPMMGRLLPPKDGKRSVVETASGPKVRLHPHSLNFRLTFNKCYDFPLIMYDEITRGDAGMYIKNCSVVGPLPLLLLATEIVVASAKDEEEEEEEEEADECDDGSSNGGGDDSDECKMDRDDTLLGQTGDKILSSPDNPVKVVVDHWLSFASTALDLAQIYCLRERISAAILFKVTHPHEQPPPVLEVSTLAIAYVLSYDGLSGVSLPRESVESLTSILHATEINSSKQEMSKGMGLEFLVSLMTDDKCQNSPQRRKARILSSGGIAMVNDPSSSNSQLLGTSFGTNSSLGPPSQVPTIVGYNPDGNGRCNRRKQPPRQRPLKNWTKITKQVQ; encoded by the exons ATGGTTCTCAAATTAAATAGGAAAGGAAATCAGCGTCGTGTATCTGTTTTCAAGACTATGAAGCAGGTTGGCGCTAAGCGAGCGAAGGAAAGactcaaatattttaaattctCAGAAGAGGCAAAAGTGGTTTTGCAGGACTTATTTACACAATACCCTCCTGATGACGGGCTTATAGCCAATACCGTTGGAAGTCATGGTGGTGGAAAGAGAGAGACAGTACAAGGACACTGCGAAAATATTTTCTCCAAGCCTTCATTGAGCAAGGAAGGAATTGAGAATAAAAGGGAAGTGCTTGCTTCTAAAATGAAGAAGGCTACAAACTTGAGACAG ATCGTTCAGCAAAGGGCTAAGCTTCCAATTGCAGCATTCAAGGATATCATAAAATCCACAATCGAGTCTAACCAG GTTGTTTTGATCTCTGGTGAGACTGGGTGCGGAAAGACCACTCAG GTCCCACAATTTCTTTTGGACCATATGTGGAGTAAGGGTAAGGCATGCAAAATTGTGTGCACTCAACCTCGTCGTATCTCAGCAACCTCTG TTGCTGAAAGAATAGCTTCTGAAAGAGGAGAAAATGTTGGAGGTGATGTTGGATACAAG ATTCGATTGGAAAGTAAAGGTGGGAGGCATACATCAATCGTGTTTTGCACAAATGGCATTCTATTGCGGATTCTGGTTTCTGCGGGTAGGTCCAAGAGGGGTACATCAAAAAAACATGCAAAGATGGACATCTCCAACATATCTCATATTATTGTG GATGAAATTCATGAAAGAGATCGCTACTCTGATTTCATGCTGGCAATTATCAG GGACATGCTTCCATCATATCCCCACCTTCGGCTG ATCTTGATGAGTGCTACACTTGATGCTGATAGATTTTCACAATATTTTGGTGGATGTCCAATCATCCGTGTCCCTGGCTTCACCTATCCT gtgGAAGCTTACTATCTGGAGGATGTACTATCTATTTTGAAATCTGCTAGTGATAATCATCTCGATTCAGCTATGTTAAATGTCCCAAATGAAGACTACAAGTTAACTAGTGAAGATAAAGATGCTTTAGATGAAGCTATTAGTTTGGCATGGTCTAATGATGAATTTGTTCCCCTTCTAGATTTAATTTCTTCTGAAGGATCTCCCCAAGTTTATAACTACCAGCATTCTGTTACTGGACTAACACCAGTAATGGTGTTTGCTGGGAAGGGCAGAGTAGGTGATGTTTGCATGCTTCTTTCTCTTGGTGTAGACTGCCTTTTACAGGCCAAGGATGGGACAACAGCGTTGGAGTTGGCTGAACGAGAAAACCAACAAGAAATTTCTGATGTAATAAAAAAGCACATTGAAAATGCCTCTTCTGATTCCCTGGTTCAGCAACAAGTACTTGACAAGTATCTAGCTACCATTGATCATGAACTGATTGATGTTGTTCTTATAGAACAGTTGCTAAGGAAAGTTTGCACTGATTCAAAAGATGGAGCGATCCTTGTCTTTCTCCCAGGGTGGGATGACATAAAAAGAACACGGGAACGATTAATTGCGAACCCATTCTTCAACAATACTTCGAGATTCTTGATAATATCCCTTCATTCAATGGTACCATCTATGGAGCAAAGGAAGGTTTTTAATCGTCCACCTGTTGGTTGTCGCAAAATTATTCTTTCGACCAATATAGCTGAAACTGCTATTACAATTGATGATGTCGTGTATGTCATAGATAGTGGTcgaatgaaagaaaaaagttatgATCCTTATAACAATGTTTCTACTCTTCAATCTTCTTGGGTTTCCAAGGCTAGTGCAAAGCAACGAGAAGGTCGTGCAGGACGCTGTCAGCCTGGAACATGTTATCATCTTTTCTCAAAGCTAAGGGCGGCTTCCCTGCCAGAATTTCAGGTTCCCGAAATTAAGAGAATGCCTATTGAGGAGCTTTGTCTACAG GTTAAATTGCTAGACCCAGATTGCAAGATAGAGGATTTCTTGCTGAAGACATTGGACCCTCCAGTTTTTGAAAGCATTCGTAATGCAATTTCTGTTCTTCAGTTGATTGGGGCCCTCTCACAGGAGGAAAGTTTGACAGAACTAGGGGAGAAGTTAGGTTATTTACCTGTTCATCCATTGACAAGCAAGATGCTTTTTTTTGCCATATTGATGAATTGCCTGGATCCAGCTTTAACACTGGCATGTGCCTCGGACTTTAGAGATCCTTTTACAATTTCCATGTTGCcaaatgaaaaaaagagagctATTGCTGCTAAATATGAGCTTGCTTCATTATATGGTGGGCGAAGTGATCAATTCGCAGTCGTAGCTGCTTTTGAGTGCTGGAAGAGGGCAAAGGAAAGGGGCCTAGAAGCACAGTTTTGTTCTCAGTACTTTGTCTCTCCAAGCACCATGTCTATGCTGGATGGAATGCGTAAGCAGCTCCAGATGGAACTAATTCGGCATGGATTGATCCCAAATGATGTTTCACATTGTAGTTTGAATGCTCGTGACCCAGGTATACTCGATGCAGTCCTTGTGTCAGGTTTGTATCCAATGATGGGGAGATTACTTCCGCCTAAAGATGGGAAACGATCTGTCGTGGAGACTGCAAGTGGCCCTAAAGTTCGGTTGCATCCTCATTCCCTCAATTTTAGATTAACATTTAATAAATGTTATGATTTCCCTCTGATTATGTATGACGAGATAACTCGTGGAGATGCGGGTATGTATATAAAGAATTGCTCAGTTGTTGGGCCACTTCCATTGCTGCTGCTAGCAACGGAGATTGTTGTGGCTTCTGCAaaggatgaggaggaggaggaggaggaggaggaggctgATGAGTGTGATGATGGGAGTAGCAATGGCGGTGGGGATGATAGTGATGAATGCAAAATGGACAGGGATGATACGTTACTTGGACAAACAGGAGACAAGATCCTGTCCTCTCCTGATAATCCAGTTAAAGTTGTGGTTGACCATTGGCTTTCTTTTGCATCAACAGCCCTTGATCTTGCTCAAATTTACTGCTTGAGGGAGCGGATATCGGCAGCAATCTTATTTAAA GTGACACATCCCCATGAGCAGCCTCCTCCTGTTCTTGAGGTCTCAACATTGGCAATAGCCTACGTTCTTTCTTATGATGGGCTCTCTGGCGTATCATTGCCAAGGGAATCTGTTGAGTCGCTGACTTCAATTTTACATGCCACTGAGATCAACTCGTCCAAGCAAGAGATGAGTAAAGGAATGGGTCTCGAATTCCTCGTATCACTGATGACTGATGACAAATGCCAGAATTCTCCTCAACGTCGTAAGGCTAGGATACTGTCATCTGGGGGAATTGCAATGGTGAATGACCCATCAAGCAGCAATTCTCAGCTGCTGGGTACTTCATTTGGCACGAACTCAAGTCTTGGGCCTCCATCTCAAGTCCCGACCATAGTTGGATACAATCCAGATGGTAATGGACGATGTAATCGAAGAAAGCAGCCACCACGACAGCGGCCGCTTAAGAACTGGACTAAAATCACTAAACAGGTGCAGTAG
- the LOC120003456 gene encoding DExH-box ATP-dependent RNA helicase DExH6-like isoform X1, with protein MGKKKDKEQQQTSTPQQTNPTPHQQRQGPNVGESSSINIRRVLEKFLESNREVYTFKANLSNRERAVVHIVCRKMGLKSKSQGKGNQRRVSVFKTMKQVGAKRAKERLKYFKFSEEAKVVLQDLFTQYPPDDGLIANTVGSHGGGKRETVQGHCENIFSKPSLSKEGIENKREVLASKMKKATNLRQIVQQRAKLPIAAFKDIIKSTIESNQVVLISGETGCGKTTQVPQFLLDHMWSKGKACKIVCTQPRRISATSVAERIASERGENVGGDVGYKIRLESKGGRHTSIVFCTNGILLRILVSAGRSKRGTSKKHAKMDISNISHIIVDEIHERDRYSDFMLAIIRDMLPSYPHLRLILMSATLDADRFSQYFGGCPIIRVPGFTYPVEAYYLEDVLSILKSASDNHLDSAMLNVPNEDYKLTSEDKDALDEAISLAWSNDEFVPLLDLISSEGSPQVYNYQHSVTGLTPVMVFAGKGRVGDVCMLLSLGVDCLLQAKDGTTALELAERENQQEISDVIKKHIENASSDSLVQQQVLDKYLATIDHELIDVVLIEQLLRKVCTDSKDGAILVFLPGWDDIKRTRERLIANPFFNNTSRFLIISLHSMVPSMEQRKVFNRPPVGCRKIILSTNIAETAITIDDVVYVIDSGRMKEKSYDPYNNVSTLQSSWVSKASAKQREGRAGRCQPGTCYHLFSKLRAASLPEFQVPEIKRMPIEELCLQVKLLDPDCKIEDFLLKTLDPPVFESIRNAISVLQLIGALSQEESLTELGEKLGYLPVHPLTSKMLFFAILMNCLDPALTLACASDFRDPFTISMLPNEKKRAIAAKYELASLYGGRSDQFAVVAAFECWKRAKERGLEAQFCSQYFVSPSTMSMLDGMRKQLQMELIRHGLIPNDVSHCSLNARDPGILDAVLVSGLYPMMGRLLPPKDGKRSVVETASGPKVRLHPHSLNFRLTFNKCYDFPLIMYDEITRGDAGMYIKNCSVVGPLPLLLLATEIVVASAKDEEEEEEEEEADECDDGSSNGGGDDSDECKMDRDDTLLGQTGDKILSSPDNPVKVVVDHWLSFASTALDLAQIYCLRERISAAILFKVTHPHEQPPPVLEVSTLAIAYVLSYDGLSGVSLPRESVESLTSILHATEINSSKQEMSKGMGLEFLVSLMTDDKCQNSPQRRKARILSSGGIAMVNDPSSSNSQLLGTSFGTNSSLGPPSQVPTIVGYNPDGNGRCNRRKQPPRQRPLKNWTKITKQVQ; from the exons ATGGGAAAGAAAAAGGACAAGGAGCAGCAGCAGACGAGTACGCCGCAGCAGACGAATCCAACGCCGCACCAGCAGCGACAGGGCCCTAATGTGGGTGAAAGTTCTAGCATTAACATAAGACGAGTTCTGGAAAAGTTTCTAGAATCTAATAGGGAAG TCTACACGTTTAAAGCCAACCTGTCAAACCGCGAACGTGCAGTGGTACATATAGTCTGCAGGAAAATGGGATTGAAATCCAAGAGTCAAGG GAAAGGAAATCAGCGTCGTGTATCTGTTTTCAAGACTATGAAGCAGGTTGGCGCTAAGCGAGCGAAGGAAAGactcaaatattttaaattctCAGAAGAGGCAAAAGTGGTTTTGCAGGACTTATTTACACAATACCCTCCTGATGACGGGCTTATAGCCAATACCGTTGGAAGTCATGGTGGTGGAAAGAGAGAGACAGTACAAGGACACTGCGAAAATATTTTCTCCAAGCCTTCATTGAGCAAGGAAGGAATTGAGAATAAAAGGGAAGTGCTTGCTTCTAAAATGAAGAAGGCTACAAACTTGAGACAG ATCGTTCAGCAAAGGGCTAAGCTTCCAATTGCAGCATTCAAGGATATCATAAAATCCACAATCGAGTCTAACCAG GTTGTTTTGATCTCTGGTGAGACTGGGTGCGGAAAGACCACTCAG GTCCCACAATTTCTTTTGGACCATATGTGGAGTAAGGGTAAGGCATGCAAAATTGTGTGCACTCAACCTCGTCGTATCTCAGCAACCTCTG TTGCTGAAAGAATAGCTTCTGAAAGAGGAGAAAATGTTGGAGGTGATGTTGGATACAAG ATTCGATTGGAAAGTAAAGGTGGGAGGCATACATCAATCGTGTTTTGCACAAATGGCATTCTATTGCGGATTCTGGTTTCTGCGGGTAGGTCCAAGAGGGGTACATCAAAAAAACATGCAAAGATGGACATCTCCAACATATCTCATATTATTGTG GATGAAATTCATGAAAGAGATCGCTACTCTGATTTCATGCTGGCAATTATCAG GGACATGCTTCCATCATATCCCCACCTTCGGCTG ATCTTGATGAGTGCTACACTTGATGCTGATAGATTTTCACAATATTTTGGTGGATGTCCAATCATCCGTGTCCCTGGCTTCACCTATCCT gtgGAAGCTTACTATCTGGAGGATGTACTATCTATTTTGAAATCTGCTAGTGATAATCATCTCGATTCAGCTATGTTAAATGTCCCAAATGAAGACTACAAGTTAACTAGTGAAGATAAAGATGCTTTAGATGAAGCTATTAGTTTGGCATGGTCTAATGATGAATTTGTTCCCCTTCTAGATTTAATTTCTTCTGAAGGATCTCCCCAAGTTTATAACTACCAGCATTCTGTTACTGGACTAACACCAGTAATGGTGTTTGCTGGGAAGGGCAGAGTAGGTGATGTTTGCATGCTTCTTTCTCTTGGTGTAGACTGCCTTTTACAGGCCAAGGATGGGACAACAGCGTTGGAGTTGGCTGAACGAGAAAACCAACAAGAAATTTCTGATGTAATAAAAAAGCACATTGAAAATGCCTCTTCTGATTCCCTGGTTCAGCAACAAGTACTTGACAAGTATCTAGCTACCATTGATCATGAACTGATTGATGTTGTTCTTATAGAACAGTTGCTAAGGAAAGTTTGCACTGATTCAAAAGATGGAGCGATCCTTGTCTTTCTCCCAGGGTGGGATGACATAAAAAGAACACGGGAACGATTAATTGCGAACCCATTCTTCAACAATACTTCGAGATTCTTGATAATATCCCTTCATTCAATGGTACCATCTATGGAGCAAAGGAAGGTTTTTAATCGTCCACCTGTTGGTTGTCGCAAAATTATTCTTTCGACCAATATAGCTGAAACTGCTATTACAATTGATGATGTCGTGTATGTCATAGATAGTGGTcgaatgaaagaaaaaagttatgATCCTTATAACAATGTTTCTACTCTTCAATCTTCTTGGGTTTCCAAGGCTAGTGCAAAGCAACGAGAAGGTCGTGCAGGACGCTGTCAGCCTGGAACATGTTATCATCTTTTCTCAAAGCTAAGGGCGGCTTCCCTGCCAGAATTTCAGGTTCCCGAAATTAAGAGAATGCCTATTGAGGAGCTTTGTCTACAG GTTAAATTGCTAGACCCAGATTGCAAGATAGAGGATTTCTTGCTGAAGACATTGGACCCTCCAGTTTTTGAAAGCATTCGTAATGCAATTTCTGTTCTTCAGTTGATTGGGGCCCTCTCACAGGAGGAAAGTTTGACAGAACTAGGGGAGAAGTTAGGTTATTTACCTGTTCATCCATTGACAAGCAAGATGCTTTTTTTTGCCATATTGATGAATTGCCTGGATCCAGCTTTAACACTGGCATGTGCCTCGGACTTTAGAGATCCTTTTACAATTTCCATGTTGCcaaatgaaaaaaagagagctATTGCTGCTAAATATGAGCTTGCTTCATTATATGGTGGGCGAAGTGATCAATTCGCAGTCGTAGCTGCTTTTGAGTGCTGGAAGAGGGCAAAGGAAAGGGGCCTAGAAGCACAGTTTTGTTCTCAGTACTTTGTCTCTCCAAGCACCATGTCTATGCTGGATGGAATGCGTAAGCAGCTCCAGATGGAACTAATTCGGCATGGATTGATCCCAAATGATGTTTCACATTGTAGTTTGAATGCTCGTGACCCAGGTATACTCGATGCAGTCCTTGTGTCAGGTTTGTATCCAATGATGGGGAGATTACTTCCGCCTAAAGATGGGAAACGATCTGTCGTGGAGACTGCAAGTGGCCCTAAAGTTCGGTTGCATCCTCATTCCCTCAATTTTAGATTAACATTTAATAAATGTTATGATTTCCCTCTGATTATGTATGACGAGATAACTCGTGGAGATGCGGGTATGTATATAAAGAATTGCTCAGTTGTTGGGCCACTTCCATTGCTGCTGCTAGCAACGGAGATTGTTGTGGCTTCTGCAaaggatgaggaggaggaggaggaggaggaggaggctgATGAGTGTGATGATGGGAGTAGCAATGGCGGTGGGGATGATAGTGATGAATGCAAAATGGACAGGGATGATACGTTACTTGGACAAACAGGAGACAAGATCCTGTCCTCTCCTGATAATCCAGTTAAAGTTGTGGTTGACCATTGGCTTTCTTTTGCATCAACAGCCCTTGATCTTGCTCAAATTTACTGCTTGAGGGAGCGGATATCGGCAGCAATCTTATTTAAA GTGACACATCCCCATGAGCAGCCTCCTCCTGTTCTTGAGGTCTCAACATTGGCAATAGCCTACGTTCTTTCTTATGATGGGCTCTCTGGCGTATCATTGCCAAGGGAATCTGTTGAGTCGCTGACTTCAATTTTACATGCCACTGAGATCAACTCGTCCAAGCAAGAGATGAGTAAAGGAATGGGTCTCGAATTCCTCGTATCACTGATGACTGATGACAAATGCCAGAATTCTCCTCAACGTCGTAAGGCTAGGATACTGTCATCTGGGGGAATTGCAATGGTGAATGACCCATCAAGCAGCAATTCTCAGCTGCTGGGTACTTCATTTGGCACGAACTCAAGTCTTGGGCCTCCATCTCAAGTCCCGACCATAGTTGGATACAATCCAGATGGTAATGGACGATGTAATCGAAGAAAGCAGCCACCACGACAGCGGCCGCTTAAGAACTGGACTAAAATCACTAAACAGGTGCAGTAG
- the LOC120004160 gene encoding glutathione S-transferase T3-like, producing MDPNSPSHHHHASMSNDVDDVSQQPRVNPIQWPTDLTFSPSQMNAAQAAAFASFFQQQFSAQQHPSVNLMQANATGQFQGPSDSRMPSSQTGSRSTQGSNRKSPNWKVNEDVALCQAWVRISEDPIIGNGQAHDAFWFSIWTEFKLRTPGTERVQRACENRWAIIQADVSKWRAIVKRVQRVRASGTNPNDEWGAALMVFKKDHGRDFKLIHCWEILRTCSKWHISTDEKEARDVGRGGKGGNNRSRFSNSSHGLPVHNVSASSSLGLDDYPNSYSPTIDPTRDPTPTSESPVHMVGNNDMVHISREPAITRPLG from the exons ATGGATCCCAATTCTCCCTCACACCACCATCATGCATCGATGAgcaatgatgttgatgatgtcaGTCAGCAACCAAGGGTCAATCCAATACAATGGCCCACTGATTTGACATTCTCCCCGTCACAAATGAATGCCGCACAAGCAGCTGCCTTTGCATCATTCTTTCAGCAGCAATTTAGTGCTCAACAACATCCATCGGTCAACCTAATGCAAGCAAATGCAACGGGACAGTTTCAAGGACCTTCTGATTCTCGAATGCCCTCCTCACAAACCGGATCCCGATCAACACAGGGGTCCAATCGAAAATCTCCTAATTGGAAGGTGAATGAGGATGTCGCACTCTGTCAAGCATGGGTCAGAATTTCAGAAGACCCGATTATTGGAAATGGACAAGCTCATGATGCGTTCTGGTTTAGCATATGGACTGAATTCAAATTGCGGACGCCAGGGACAGAACGTGTTCAAAGAGCGTGCGAGAATAGATGGGCTATCATTCAAGCAGATGTTTCAAAGTGGAGGGCCATCGTGAAGAGGGTTCAAAGAGTTAGGGCAAGTGGGACTAATCCAAATGACGAG TGGGGAGCTGCCTTAATGGTCTTCAAAAAAGACCATGGAAGAGATTTCAAACTCATACATTGTTGGGAGATACTTCGCACATGCTCAAAATGGCATATTTCTACCGATGAGAAAGAGGCAAGGGATGTTGGCCGGGGCGGCAAAGGTGGCAATAATCGATCAAGGTTTTCGAACAGTTCTCATGGATTGCCAGTTCACAATGTCTCTGCATCATCCTCACTGGGGCTCGATGATTATCCCAATTCTTACAGCCCTACCATTGATCCTACCCGTGATCCCACACCAACATCTGAATCACCTGTTCACATGGTCGGAAACAATGATATGGTGCACATCAGTCGTGAGCCAGCCATCACTAGACCATTAGGGTGA
- the LOC120003620 gene encoding putative nuclease HARBI1 codes for MAGPSNWQFQQQIMEQFLALQQQEIDDINMIEQGIADLEENEPSRVSRRTFINRDRVKAHNELVKKYFAVDCIYPQRMFRRRFRMRRELFHRIRADIEVVEPYFQLKYDCTGRAGFTSIQKITAALRILAYGNPIDREDEALSIAETTATETVRIFCRTIIDMYSEQYLRSPNERDLIRLIDENKSRGFPGMIGSLDCMHWEWKNCPTAWHGQYVGHYGRPTMVLEAVASQDLWIWHSFFGMPGSYNDISVLDHSPLFDRFIQCQTPNIPYEVNGRMYHIPYYLTDCIYPHYATLVQTLKHPKNEMEKHFAKKQEAARKDVKRAFGVLQSKWAITQGPVRFWDEETVTNIMNCCIILHNMIIEDERHLNIEPWQPVLGEVMPSDLLEHDEGLLGCFISSRMQQVRDRSVNGRLRNDLMIHLWNNFGGETAHM; via the coding sequence ATGGCAGGTCCTTCTAATTGGCAATTTCAAcaacaaattatggaacaatttTTGGCTCTACAACAACAAGAGATTGATGACATTAACATGATAGAGCAAGGTATTGCAGATTTAGAGGAGAACGAGCCATCTAGAGTTTCTAGACGCACATTCATAAATCGTGATCGTGTCAAAGCGCACAACGAGCTTGTCAAGAAGTACTTTGCTGTGGACTGCATTTACCCACAACGCATGTTTCGACGCCGCTTCCGAATGCGAAGGGAGTTGTTCCATCGTATTCGAGCCGACATAGAAGTGGTTGAACCTTATTTTCAGTTGAAATATGATTGCACTGGTAGGGCAGGTTTTACATCCAtccaaaaaattacagcagcctTGCGCATTCTTGCTTACGGAAATCCCATTGACCGTGAGGATGAAGCTCTTAGCATTGCGGAGACAACGGCAACCGAGACTGTTCGTATCTTTTGTCGGACAATCATTGACATGTACTCTGAGCAATATCTAAGATCTCCCAATGAACGAGACCTGATTCGATTGATAGATGAGAATAAATCTCGTGGGTTTCCAGGGATGATCGGGTCTTTAGATTGTATGCACTGGGAATGGAAAAATTGTCCTACTGCTTGGCATGGCCAGTATGTTGGTCACTATGGGAGGCCCACAATGGTGCTAGAGGCTGTTGCATCTCAAGATCTTTGGATATGGCATTCTTTCTTCGGTATGCCTGGATCGTACAATGATATATCCGTTCTTGACCACTCGCCGCTTTTCGACAGGTTCATTCAATGTCAAACACCAAACATTCCGTACGAAGTAAATGGAAGGATGTATCACATTCCCTACTACTTAACTGATTGCATATACCCTCACTATGCCACATTGGTCCAAACACTCAAGCACCCGAAAAATGAGATGGAGAAACATTTTGCAAAAAAACAAGAAGCGGCAAGAAAGGATGTCAAAAGAGCTTTCGGTGTGTTGCAATCAAAATGGGCAATAACTCAGGGTCCGGTTCGATTTTGGGATGAAGAAACTGTCACAAATATTATGAACTGTTGCATTATTCTTCATAATATGATCATCGAAGATGAGCGGCATTTGAATATCGAACCATGGCAGCCTGTTCTCGGTGAAGTAATGCCATCCGACCTACTTGAGCATGATGAAGGGCTGCTGGGATGTTTCATATCTTCACGCATGCAGCAAGTTCGTGATAGGTCCGTCAATGGTAGGCTTCGAAATGACCTTATGATCCATCTTTGGAATAATTTTGGTGGAGAGACTGCCCATATGTAA